From the Deinococcus gobiensis I-0 genome, the window ACGAGGTTCACGTACTCGCGGGTACGGGGGCCGCCGCTGTCGCCCGCCTTGACCCGCTCGCCGCTCAGGGTATGGGGCGGGTAGTCGGGAGTGTTCAGCGCGGCGTGGTCCCGTTCCAGCGAGAACAGTTCCTCGATGAAGTGCGGCACCGTGATGACGGTCGGCCCCATGTCGAACACGTAGCCGTCCTCGGTGCGTTTCTGGTAGGCGCGGCCGCCGGGGCCGTCCAGCCGTTCCAGGATGGTCGTGTCGAAGCCCAGGCTCTGGAGCCGGATGCCCAGGCTCAGGCCGCCGATGCCGGCACCGACGATCAGGGCGCTCTTGCGCTGTGGGGGGCCCGCGGGCCGGGGAGAGGCAGAGGAAACAGTCATGGTAGGGGTAGACCTCCCGCCGAAACCCGGCGGCGGCATGGGGGAAAGACGAATCGGTTCAGGCGGAGAAACTGCGCAGTTCCCACCAGGCCTGGGGCAGCATCATCAGTTTGCGCCGCCCACTGACGTAGGCCCGGCGGTTGAAGTTGTCGTATCCGGCCGCCTCCAGGTCGTCGAGGATGCCCTCGTAGGCGCGGGCGGCGGTGGCGACGGCCAGCCGGGCGCGGCCCCGCAGCAGCGGGATGCCCGCGCGGCCTTCGGCGTACCAGGCCCGGGCCTGGGCGGTCAGGTCGCGCAACATGGCGCAGTATTCGGGCGTGACCACCCCACGTTCCAGGTCGGCGCGGCACAGGCCGTAGCGGTCTAGGACCTCGGCGGGCAGGTAGACCCGGCCCAGCGACAGGTCCTCGCCCACGTCGCGCAGGATGTTCGTGAGCTGCATGGCCTGACCCAGCCGCAGCGCCTTGTCCAGCGTGGCCTCGCCGCCCTCGTAGCCGCTGATGGGCGCGATCATGAAGCCCACCACGCCCGCCACCCGCCGGCAGTACAGCGTGAGGTCGTCCATGCTGGCGTAGTTGTGGCCGCGCAGGTCCATCCGCAGACCCTCGTGCAGTTCGGCGAAGGCCCCCAGGGGAATGGGGTACTCGCGCGCCGCCCAGGCCAGCGCCCGGTCGGTCGGGTGCTCGCCGGGCCGGCCGGCGAAGGCCCCCTGCACACGCGACCACCAGTCGCCCAGGCGGGCGTCCACGTCGGGACCGCCGCCGTCGGCGATGTCGTCACCCTCACGGCAGGCGGCGTACACGGCCCACACGGCGGCGCGCTGCCGGCCCGGAAAACAGCGCGAGCCGAGGTAAAAGGTCTTGCTGTGCTCCCGGGTCACGGCCTGGCAATGCCGCAGGGCCCGGTTCAGCCCCGGGTCGACGGTGGAAGAGGGTGCAGGCGGGGCGCAGTCAGTCACGGGCAGGTCCTCTGGTCCAGGCCCGCAGGGGGCCGGGCAACTCTGGCGGGGAAATCCGGACGCGGGCGGCAAAGGAAGGGGAGAGGCCCTGGAGACGGGGGTGGGGGGCCGCCCCTGGCTCCGGGGTCACGCCCGACCGGTCCGGGTCAGGGCCGGGGGGGACGTGCGGCGGGGGCGATCCATATGGCCGAGTGTAAAGCCAGAAATGGCGCGTGAATCTCACGCTTTGTTACAGATCGGTGTCCGGACCCGCTTCCTTAAGAAAATGTTCAAACTGCACGTTGCCGCTGCGAAAGGCCATGCGCCGCCGCAGCTGCGGCAGCTGGAGGCCGGTCCACGCCGGGTCGAAGAAGTTCAGCCCACCGAGCGTGCTCAGCGCCGTCTGGCCGGGACCGCCGGTGCGCGCCACGTACATCAGCCACAGCTGACCGCCGGGGCGCAGCACGCGGGCCAGCTCACCCAGGAACCGGGCCGGGTCGTTCGTCTCGTTCAGGGTGGCCCCGACCGTCACGCCGTCGAAACTGGCGTCGGGCAGGCCGCTGCTTTCGAGGTTGAGCAGCGCCCAGTCAATCAATGGCGACGTTTCGCGGCGCTGGCCCTCGCGCAGCATTGCGGGGCTCAGGTCGGCCGCCAGTACCGCGCAGCCCTGGGCGGCCAGCACGCCCGCGTAGAATCCGGCGCTCGTGCCCGCGTCCAGCCAGCGCTCTGCGGCCTGTGGGCGGCACTGGCCCAGGAACAGCGCCCGCTCGCGCTCCAGGCCGAAGGGCTGGCCGCTGAGCAGCGTCAGCGACTGCGCGCGCCACAGCATGTATCCGCGCGCGGTGAGGGGCGCGAGATTGCTTAGCTGTGCCCGCGACAGGGCCGGAGCGGCATGAGAATGATTGAGGGAATCTTTGGGGTGCCGCTCCGGTCGCATTGTGTTCATTATGCTGTTCTGGAGATTGGCCTGCCCAGAGGGAGGCTGGCCGGCGCGAGAGGGCGCTGGGCCAGGAGGACGGAAATGGAAGAGAAAAAGAGTATGGGCGGCGCACTCATCGACGTGTTCGACGCGGCCCTGGTGCTGGTCAAGTCAGAGCTGAGTGGACTCATCAAGAAGCTCACCGCCGTCATCAAGGCCAAGGGCCTGGGCGTGGTTCTCATGCTGGGGGCGGTGGGGCCGCTGCTGCTGGGCCTCGTGTTCCTGATCCTGTTCGTGTTCTACGGCCTGATGCGCCTGGGCCTCGGGGCCTGGGCCGCCGCGCTGCTGATCGCGCTGTTCAGCTTCGCCCTGACGGGGGCATTGATCGTCATGGGCCTGAACAAGCTCTCGGCCGACGCCGACCTGGGCCAGCCCAAGCGCAAGGAGGGTCCCATGACCGAGGACGAGCGGCTCGAAGCCCAGTACCAGGCCGAGAAGCGCGCCGAGAAGGCGCGGGCCGAGCAGGAGAAGAAAGGCCACGAGAAGGGCGCGGCGGGCACGCCGATCCCCGCCGTGGGTCTGGGCAAGGGCCGTGAACCCGAGCCGGTCGGCGTCCCCGGCCGCATCTCGACCACGGGCACCTCGGGGCGTGACCCCAGCAGCCAGTACACCGACCAGTCCACGGGCGGCGTGCGGCCCAACCCCGAGATTCCCCGCGACGCCATCAACTACGCGGCGGGCGAGAGCCGCGTACTGAACGCCGAGGACGGCGCCGCGACCGTGCGCGTCGAGGGCGGTACCGTGACCGTACCGGTCTACGAAACCGACGAGGACGGCAAGCCCCAGATGTACAGCACGGGCATCAACGACAAGCTCGAAGGCAGCACCCTGCCCTCGGGCCCGGCCCCCGCGCATGGTGGCCACGGTCACAAGAAGCACGACCCCAACCTTCAGGAGCCGGTCGTCCTGAAAGACGCTCCGGGCATTCCCGTGAGCACCACCCCCACCTACCGGGAAGACATGCGTGAGGCGGCGGGCGGTCCGGACGACGCCCCGGCCGTGCGCCTGGATTCCGTGAGACTGGGCAAGGAGGACCGCCGTGACTGAGTACCGGGACCACGAATACCGCACCGAGCAGGAAGAGGCCCGCGAGCGCCTCAAGCAGAGCATTGACGCCCTGGCCGAGCGCGCCAACCTGCAGGTGCAGATGCAGAAGGAGCCCCTGAAGATGCTGGGCGGGGCCTCGGCGGTCGGGGCCCTGGTGGGCATGGTCGTGGGGCGGCAGTTCCGGCGCAGCAAGAAGATCTACGTGGACGCGGAGAGCCCCCTCAAGCACCAGAAGGAACTGGTCCGGGCGCAGAAGAAGCAGCAGGGCCAGAGCGTCGGCGGCGCGCTCGCCGCGACCCTGGCGACCCTGGCGGTCAAGACCCTCACCGACCGCGTGCTGTCGCCCAAGCTCGAGCAGCTCGCCAGCGGCATGCTGGAAAAGGCCGGGCAGGCCCCCGAGTCCGGGGCGCGGTC encodes:
- a CDS encoding phytoene/squalene synthase family protein encodes the protein MTREHSKTFYLGSRCFPGRQRAAVWAVYAACREGDDIADGGGPDVDARLGDWWSRVQGAFAGRPGEHPTDRALAWAAREYPIPLGAFAELHEGLRMDLRGHNYASMDDLTLYCRRVAGVVGFMIAPISGYEGGEATLDKALRLGQAMQLTNILRDVGEDLSLGRVYLPAEVLDRYGLCRADLERGVVTPEYCAMLRDLTAQARAWYAEGRAGIPLLRGRARLAVATAARAYEGILDDLEAAGYDNFNRRAYVSGRRKLMMLPQAWWELRSFSA
- a CDS encoding class I SAM-dependent methyltransferase; the protein is MRPERHPKDSLNHSHAAPALSRAQLSNLAPLTARGYMLWRAQSLTLLSGQPFGLERERALFLGQCRPQAAERWLDAGTSAGFYAGVLAAQGCAVLAADLSPAMLREGQRRETSPLIDWALLNLESSGLPDASFDGVTVGATLNETNDPARFLGELARVLRPGGQLWLMYVARTGGPGQTALSTLGGLNFFDPAWTGLQLPQLRRRMAFRSGNVQFEHFLKEAGPDTDL
- a CDS encoding phage holin family protein; its protein translation is MEEKKSMGGALIDVFDAALVLVKSELSGLIKKLTAVIKAKGLGVVLMLGAVGPLLLGLVFLILFVFYGLMRLGLGAWAAALLIALFSFALTGALIVMGLNKLSADADLGQPKRKEGPMTEDERLEAQYQAEKRAEKARAEQEKKGHEKGAAGTPIPAVGLGKGREPEPVGVPGRISTTGTSGRDPSSQYTDQSTGGVRPNPEIPRDAINYAAGESRVLNAEDGAATVRVEGGTVTVPVYETDEDGKPQMYSTGINDKLEGSTLPSGPAPAHGGHGHKKHDPNLQEPVVLKDAPGIPVSTTPTYREDMREAAGGPDDAPAVRLDSVRLGKEDRRD